The segment CAATAAAGGTTAAGACCCAGTTCACAGTGAGGACAGACGACTTTCTAATCTCGAAAAGGCAGATCGTCCACAACGCCTGCGGTCTTGTGCCTTCATATCTTGATGGCTCAATCGTATCGAACGAATACTCGGTGCTGACCCCTAGGGAAGGGTGCGACATAAGATTCTTCAGCTACTTCGCGCAACAACGCCAGGTGAGCAAGTCCTTTTTAGACTCAAGTGTCGGCATCGTGATCGAAAAAATGCTCTTCAAGCTGGAGTGGTGGCTTAATCATGAATTCTTATTTCCCAGCGTTCGCGAGCAGGAGCGCATCGCCTCGTGCCTCGGCTCCCTCGACACCCTGATAAACGAGCAAGCAAAGAAGCTTGACACCCTCAAGACCCACAAACAGGGCCTCATGCAAGGCCTCTTCCCGACGCCGCCCAAGGAGGTGCCAGATGCCGTCTAAGACCTTTCACGCATTAGCAAATGAAGCCGGATTGGCAGCGGGCCACCTGATGGCCGGAGTAACCGCTATGTCCAAGGCAAACTACGCAGAAAAGGCTTTCTACTATCAGGCGTTCTTCAGCCTTTCGACAGGACTTGAGCGCACGTGTAAGCTCATTCTGATTTGCAATCACTTCCTGACGAACGACCAAACCTTTCCAACCGAAAAGGTCGTGCGCAGTTACGGCCATAACCTTGAAGAGCTGGTTGAGCACGTAAGCCGCCTAGGAAGAGTCAAAGACCTGGATTACCCCTTACCCTCTTCCGAAATTCACAAGGAGATGCTTCGGGTGTTGTCAACTTTTGCTACCAACGGCACGCGCTATTATAATATTGACACCGTTCTTGGCAAGGCTCTTAACTACGAGGATCCCTTAGCAGACTGGTACAAGAGCGTAGTGTTGCGCTGTTGGCAAGATTG is part of the Verrucomicrobiia bacterium genome and harbors:
- a CDS encoding restriction endonuclease subunit S; this encodes IKVKTQFTVRTDDFLISKRQIVHNACGLVPSYLDGSIVSNEYSVLTPREGCDIRFFSYFAQQRQVSKSFLDSSVGIVIEKMLFKLEWWLNHEFLFPSVREQERIASCLGSLDTLINEQAKKLDTLKTHKQGLMQGLFPTPPKEVPDAV